The following is a genomic window from Candidatus Moraniibacteriota bacterium.
GGTCGAGGGGAAATGCTGCGCTGTGTCAGTTCCAACAACCGGCCTTGTTGCAGCGCTCGATAACGCATCCGTCGAAAATGAACGGATCAAACTGAAACTCGCGACACGACTTGCGAACCTGTTCAAAGCGATCTTCCCGAGTCTCCTCGGCTCGAGGAGTCGCGCAACCGCTCAACAAGTAAGCGATAATAAGCACCAGCAACAAGGTTACGACAAACTGCAGGCAAACAGACATGGGAAAGTATCTCCTTTGAGAAATATTGGGGATACAAGAAGAAGTTACAGAATGTCTCTCCGCCAAACGATTTTTGTTGTGATGAAGAAATTGGCAAAGACAACCAAAATGCTCACAAGAAGCGCGGATAATATATATTGCAATCCGGCATTCACAATTGCATCAAAGGCGAACACTCCGAAAATCATAAGCACCGCGGATATAAAGTAGTAATTCATAACCTTTCGAACACTCCCATGGTGATCCGGAAGATGCGTATCTCCATAGGTAAAAAATACATTGAGAAGGCAGTTGCTTATCACAGATACCTCAGCGGCGATAATATAGGAAATCGGCAAAGATAAGGAGAATATCTCGACTGCCACTACAAGCATACCAAGATTTATGAGTACCCCATTGAATCCTATAAGGCAGAATTTCAAAAATCGATCCGCCTCTGGTACAGTCCTCGCTATATGCAGCATGTGGCGCAAAAATTGCCACCCTTGTTTCAAATCAGCCTTACTTTCATCGTTTTCTCTTGGAAGGAATCGGTATGGAACCTCTCGAACTTCTCCATATCGCGCACGCATTAAAATCTCAACCAATATTTTAAAACCTCGCGGTTCGAAGTCGACGCCATACACGATATTTTTTCGAAAAAGGAAAAATCCTCCCAGCGGATCACTTGTCTTTCTTGCATTGACAAAGACAATTTGAGTCAGATATTTCATGAAAATCGACACTAATCGACGGTATATTCCATATGCGGTAAAGAGACTGCCTAGTCCAGCCGCACTTCCACCAAGAGCATACCGCGTAGCAACAACAACATCGGTTTCTTTATGTGAAAGAGCCTCCTTCACAAGATCGGGAATTGTTTCCGGAGGATGCTGCAAATCCGAGTCCAAACAGCAAATATATTTCCCTCCTGCCAAATCGAATCCAAGGACAAAAGCTGTTGCCAATCCAGTGCGATCATTTTTCTCCCGATGAGCGATCCTCACCCTGCCATCATGCGACATCTCCGATCGAATAATCTCCGGTGTGCTGTCATTGCTATCATCGACAAACAGCACCTCGTACTCAACGCCACTACTCTTCATGGCCTTGTGAATAGCCGAAAGTATTGGTTGGATATTGGCAGACTCATTGTATGTCGGAAGTACTATCGTTAACATCAGATCACTCGGTTCTTGCTTGTCGATCATACATTCATTACGGTTAATTTCCCAGAATCAACTTATTCCATAAATCCCTCACGCGAGCCGATGGGCGGGTGATCTCGCTGCTACCTGTATCCTTTGCCACCACCTCAAGACCCTCTCCGTCGATAAATGCGGCGCCCTCATTCGGATCGCTGAAGTGGAATTTCACTTCGTAGCGCTCATCGGAATTCTCACCAGACTGCACTCTTCCCACTCCCTCAAAAGATATCTTGTAAATCTGTTCGAAGCGCGAACTGTACACATCCATATCTTTGTTCGTCTGTATTTCCGCATATTGAGACTGGTTCACCATTCCGACGATTTTCACATTGCTGTCGGCAAACATTGTAATGATCGGGGAGTTGACGGTAAGATAGCTCCCCTCAGCAGTATGAATCTGATATATAACGCCGTCGCGAGGGGCAAGTATCTTGTAATCTGGAAGGCGCGCGCGAAGCAAAGCGAGTTCCGTCTTTGCCGACAAATTTTCTTCGGAAAAAGACTCGAGCGATCTGATCTGCTCTTCCATGCTCTCATCTGAAAGTTCCACAAGAAGATCGCCTGCGCGAACATGCTGTCCAGTCACCACTGCAACCGATTTTACACGTCCCGTCACGGAATTGGACAAGACTATCCGCTCCTTTTCAATAGAGAAGAAAAGTGGTTTTTTTGTTGCTTCGTAGGTGTTCACCCGTCGAGCCAGCGCCTGTGTCGCTATGGCAAATACTGCGACAAATACCGCAACGAAATACAGTCCGTTCAAAATTTTTTTCCTTAGATTCTCAAAAAAAGTCATACCCGATTACGTTAAGAAAGAGTTAAAAGTTTTCTTTGTTCCGATGACACTTCCTCGGTCGATCGACGCTCGCCGGTCAAAAACAAATAGAGAAAGAATGAGTTTAATATAACCCACACCGTATTAAAAAGTGTTGTCCAAAAATTCGCCGGGCGATACCAGCCAACTGCCAGACTGGCGATCCCAAGAAGGATGAAAAATACGTGCGGCCAAATCCACTTCATAAGTACATCTTGATGAGACTTCTTCGCCGTGGTCGCCACCCATTCTTGCTCCGTCTCAAACAATACCGATGAAAGCGCCAATATATACGGATAAAAACTCGCTATCGCCGTTGCAAGAGTCGCCAGACGAAGTTTTCCCAGCAAGAGCCAGGTAAGCGAATAATAGAGGGCAAAGTATGGGATATAGTGAAGCGCCCACGTCAGTCCGTCCTCCGTATTAAGCGGCTTTATTCCAAAGAGAAGATACAGGATCGGAAAAGATATGTACGCGACCATGGGAATGCCGACCAGGAAGAACATGTTGGAAATGAAGTATTGGATACGCTGATCCATATTGAGACCTTTCGCACGAAGCGGATTGTCCGTAAAAAGCATCCCCAGCCCCCCCTTTGCCCACCGTCGCTGTTGTTTGAAATAGGAGATGATAGTTTCCGGAGCCTGCCCGATAGCAAGCACCTCATTCACGAAGATAGTTTGCCAACCGCGTTCATGAAGCAAAAAAGATGTCCAGATATCCTCGGAATTATTCCGAGCTATACCACCTATCTCATCGATAGCGCTTCGGCGAAATATCATATTGGTTCCCACGCAAAATGCGGAATTCGAGATATTTTTCGCCGGACAGACATATTTGTAGAACACTTCTTGCGCCTGAGAAGTCCCCAATGCGATAAAAGAATCCGTATTGGCAAAGTATTGCGGCGACTGAACCATGGCGAGCTTGTCATTCTCCATATACGGCAAGAGCTTGGCAATAAAGTCTCGCTTCGGCGTTTGATCCGCATCGAAAATAGCAAAGAATTCTCCGCGCCCATATCGCAATCCGTTATTCACATTCCCCGCCTTGGCATATTGGCGGTTCGGACGAGATACGTAGACCGCGCCAAGTTGCGACGCAAGACTGCGAACTTCAGACGATCTCCCGTCGTCCAGCACAAATGTCTCATGTGGATACTCCATTGCAACTGCCGCTGAAACCGTTTTACGAATAATATCGATCGGCTCCCCAGCCGTTGTCACGAATACATCCATAGTCGGATGTTTTTCAGTAAGAAATGTATTCGGTGTGGATTCATGGCTTCGGTGATGTTTTTCGACTACTACATCAAGCAGCACTGTCACCCAAAGCCCCAGGAGCGCCATAATAGCGATCGCATCGGCAATCACCTGCACGATATAGAGTGGAAGATTGTCCGCATTCGAAGGATTAAACACGAATGATCCATAGAGAATCACCACAAGTGGCGCCACAAGCAAAAATATCGTCGTCGTATTCAGTACCTTCGCCGACGAAATATGGCGTTCATTGAAGACGCTTTGCTGCTGTCGAAAGATATTTTTTATGCGAACATCCATAGTTACCTGTATTTATGCCGTCATGATACAGATCTATTCCGACGCCAGATAGACGAAATAACGAAAGCTACCAGTGTAATTGCAATAGAAAGCACCCCCAAAGTTTGTACCGGCCAGTGCCACCATGGCCACGAATTTTTGAGTTGAATAGTCCTCGGGAGTGATCCGCCAGAGGGATCCGAGAGATACATAAATCGAAGATCGGTAGGTTCGATTCGAACATTATCCGCATTTTCCACACGCCATCCGACATCATAGCTTTGATTAATCAAAACGGCGGGATGCTGGAACGAGTCGAAGCTCGATCCGTCCACTTCAAGCCGGTCAGGCCATCCGAAGGAAAGCGTGATCGGTTTCAGGTCGCCGCTTCGAATCAACTCCGCCATACGATGCACCTCCTCATCCCACGGCTCATACGATGTCGCATTAAGCGTCGGCTTGGCGATATCGCTAAAGCGAAGAATCTCCCCTGTCCGGTCCGACTCAAACACATAGGCATTGGCGATCGGGCGGCGATTGCGAAGCACCGAGAAAACTTCCGAAGACAATTCCACCTCGCCAACCTGCTCAAAAGATGCCTGTATACTCCCTCTATCGGTAGTGAGTCCAAGGACAAGCGGCGAGAGCTTTGGGACAAAAACATACTCGACACCGAGCACCGTCGAATAATCGTCTATCAAATCAATTTGCCTATCCGTGGCACCGGTATAAGCGATATCCGTTTTCATCAGGATATCGAACCGCATCGGATACGGATTCGGCATCAGATGCTGATTGTAAGAATTCACAAACCGAAGACCGGGTTTCCCGACATATTCAGAATCTACAAAATTCTTGAAGTAAATACTTCCCTGCGGGATGTCTTTGTCGGCAAAATAGATTGCAACAGGATCGGATATGGACGCCGTCGGCCATCCGGAACGATACGAACCGATATCAATGGAATTCACAATGCTCACTGACATCACTGCGATAATCGCCGTCGCCGCAAGACGCGACCGAGCCGAAGACAGTCCCACATACAGAAACACACCAAAACAAAACGGCAAAATCATCCCTATCAGCGTCACAGCGCGTGAAAACTGAAATTTATTGATAAAACTCGGATAATACCCCAGTTGTCCGAAATAGATAAAGACGAGGTATGCGGTGCAATAGAACAGCAATACTTTCGCCCACTGCGGAATGCGATCCGACGCTACAAGGAAAACACACCAGCATACTCCCAGAAGAATGAAATAGAGAAGCGACAAACCAAAATAGTCGGGGAAGACAGTGTCTCTTAAGAACTGTGGCGAAGCAAGAAATGGATTGCTAATGCTATACCCGGCAAATACATACTGCGCTAAGAATGGCGCTGAGCTTACAAGAAAGATACTGCCGACTATGATAAGCCGAGAAATGCTTTGTTTTATATTTTTCGCGAGTATGAGCAGCACTAAAAGCCCAAAAAAACTCAATCCGGCAATAGGATGAACCGACCAGCTCGCCCCCGTAATCGCCGTGAGCACATACAGAAACCTCGTATCGCGATCGCGGAAAGTCCACACCCACAACAAGATGTAGAGTGGGATGAGCATGAAGCCAAGAAACATAGAGAAGTCCATGATAGCAATGTATTGTTGAGC
Proteins encoded in this region:
- a CDS encoding glycosyltransferase → MIDKQEPSDLMLTIVLPTYNESANIQPILSAIHKAMKSSGVEYEVLFVDDSNDSTPEIIRSEMSHDGRVRIAHREKNDRTGLATAFVLGFDLAGGKYICCLDSDLQHPPETIPDLVKEALSHKETDVVVATRYALGGSAAGLGSLFTAYGIYRRLVSIFMKYLTQIVFVNARKTSDPLGGFFLFRKNIVYGVDFEPRGFKILVEILMRARYGEVREVPYRFLPRENDESKADLKQGWQFLRHMLHIARTVPEADRFLKFCLIGFNGVLINLGMLVVAVEIFSLSLPISYIIAAEVSVISNCLLNVFFTYGDTHLPDHHGSVRKVMNYYFISAVLMIFGVFAFDAIVNAGLQYILSALLVSILVVFANFFITTKIVWRRDIL
- a CDS encoding glycosyltransferase — protein: MDVRIKNIFRQQQSVFNERHISSAKVLNTTTIFLLVAPLVVILYGSFVFNPSNADNLPLYIVQVIADAIAIMALLGLWVTVLLDVVVEKHHRSHESTPNTFLTEKHPTMDVFVTTAGEPIDIIRKTVSAAVAMEYPHETFVLDDGRSSEVRSLASQLGAVYVSRPNRQYAKAGNVNNGLRYGRGEFFAIFDADQTPKRDFIAKLLPYMENDKLAMVQSPQYFANTDSFIALGTSQAQEVFYKYVCPAKNISNSAFCVGTNMIFRRSAIDEIGGIARNNSEDIWTSFLLHERGWQTIFVNEVLAIGQAPETIISYFKQQRRWAKGGLGMLFTDNPLRAKGLNMDQRIQYFISNMFFLVGIPMVAYISFPILYLLFGIKPLNTEDGLTWALHYIPYFALYYSLTWLLLGKLRLATLATAIASFYPYILALSSVLFETEQEWVATTAKKSHQDVLMKWIWPHVFFILLGIASLAVGWYRPANFWTTLFNTVWVILNSFFLYLFLTGERRSTEEVSSEQRKLLTLS
- a CDS encoding HlyD family efflux transporter periplasmic adaptor subunit; the encoded protein is MTFFENLRKKILNGLYFVAVFVAVFAIATQALARRVNTYEATKKPLFFSIEKERIVLSNSVTGRVKSVAVVTGQHVRAGDLLVELSDESMEEQIRSLESFSEENLSAKTELALLRARLPDYKILAPRDGVIYQIHTAEGSYLTVNSPIITMFADSNVKIVGMVNQSQYAEIQTNKDMDVYSSRFEQIYKISFEGVGRVQSGENSDERYEVKFHFSDPNEGAAFIDGEGLEVVAKDTGSSEITRPSARVRDLWNKLILGN